A single Acidobacteriota bacterium DNA region contains:
- a CDS encoding alpha/beta hydrolase, whose product MRTQFGLVAAALAAVALSGASLAAQVERPRVEADGTVHVPAFDLPETSYLSEESRAAMKYFREVYGPEFGTFSEGCASLNDVADDPEAIRAARQCVADGYYKTAIYRDTVAKHPVKISAETIAGIYTEVFVPEAGVAEEKEDRLLISIHGGGFRVGARYFSQTEAMQVADMGGYKVISPDYRMAPEATHPAGVEDVIAVYKAMLEGYEAAKIGIYGCSAGAMLTAQTVAYILENDLPLPGAIGLFCAGIPTTDGDTPGVFKMGRSESAFLVSAINGFPRPVEPAEPPQPSGYFRGVKAGDPVVAPGDHDDLLARFPPALLISGTRDFALGGVLASHNKLVSLGVEADLHVWEGLGHATFAFNPRLPESDEVHNVIVRFFDRHLSR is encoded by the coding sequence ATGCGTACCCAGTTCGGCCTTGTCGCCGCCGCCCTCGCCGCTGTCGCCCTGTCCGGCGCGTCGCTCGCGGCGCAGGTTGAACGTCCACGCGTGGAGGCCGACGGTACCGTTCACGTCCCGGCCTTCGACCTGCCGGAGACCTCCTACCTCAGCGAGGAGTCGCGGGCGGCGATGAAGTACTTCCGCGAGGTCTACGGACCGGAGTTCGGCACCTTCTCCGAGGGTTGCGCGAGCCTGAACGACGTCGCCGACGACCCGGAGGCGATTCGGGCCGCGCGCCAGTGCGTCGCCGACGGCTACTACAAGACGGCCATCTACCGGGACACCGTCGCCAAGCACCCGGTGAAGATCAGCGCGGAGACGATCGCCGGCATCTACACCGAGGTGTTCGTCCCCGAGGCGGGCGTCGCCGAGGAGAAGGAAGACCGGCTGCTGATCAGCATCCACGGCGGCGGCTTCCGCGTCGGCGCCCGCTACTTCAGCCAGACGGAGGCGATGCAGGTCGCCGACATGGGCGGCTACAAGGTGATCAGCCCCGACTACCGGATGGCGCCGGAGGCCACCCATCCGGCGGGCGTCGAGGACGTCATCGCCGTCTACAAGGCGATGCTCGAGGGCTACGAGGCGGCGAAGATCGGCATCTACGGCTGCTCGGCCGGCGCCATGCTCACGGCGCAGACGGTCGCCTACATCCTGGAGAACGACCTGCCGCTGCCGGGCGCGATCGGTCTCTTCTGCGCCGGGATACCGACGACCGACGGCGACACCCCGGGCGTGTTCAAGATGGGCCGCAGCGAGAGCGCCTTCCTCGTCTCGGCGATCAACGGCTTCCCGCGCCCGGTCGAACCGGCCGAGCCGCCCCAGCCGAGCGGCTACTTCCGCGGTGTGAAAGCCGGCGACCCCGTCGTCGCTCCCGGCGACCACGACGACCTGCTCGCCCGCTTCCCGCCGGCGCTACTGATCAGCGGCACCCGCGACTTCGCGCTGGGCGGCGTCCTGGCCAGCCACAACAAGCTGGTCAGCCTCGGCGTCGAGGCCGATCTGCACGTCTGGGAAGGCCTCGGACACGCGACCTTCGCGTTCAACCCGCGCCTGCCCGAGTCGGACGAAGTGCATAACGTGATCGTGCGCTTCTTCGACCGGCACCTGTCCCGGTAA
- a CDS encoding type II toxin-antitoxin system HicB family antitoxin → MNTTLTAVIEREDDLYVARCPEFDVVSQGATGREARENLRAALELFLKQASPEEQERRWCP, encoded by the coding sequence ATGAACACAACGTTGACCGCAGTCATCGAACGTGAAGATGACCTCTACGTCGCCCGCTGCCCGGAGTTCGACGTAGTCAGCCAGGGGGCCACCGGACGCGAAGCGCGAGAGAATCTGCGGGCGGCGTTGGAGCTCTTCCTCAAGCAGGCGTCTCCCGAAGAGCAGGAGCGGCGGTGGTGCCCGTGA
- a CDS encoding TauD/TfdA family dioxygenase, with amino-acid sequence MSHRVVRLSGSLGAEVHDLPLADAGPDEAATIRGLLLDHQVLFFPDQHLDVAQHVAFGRHFGELEGHPHLNNPFLDHPEVFELVATRGGVADEWHSDISFQESPSVMAILNMVKCPEVGGDTMWANMYRAYEELSPPLQELCEGLTALHDATPHGKPERMTIHPVVRVHPETGRKSLFVNEHFTRRIVELSHEESDHLLGYLTRWATNTRFTVRYRWQQGTLAMWDNRCTQHFVLNDFDEERIIQRVTVMGDQVEAAGEARWEPYVRARHAGATSRYDQQLNKYLKRKVQSLESNAKKEVALEM; translated from the coding sequence ATGAGTCATCGAGTCGTACGCCTCTCCGGGTCCCTGGGTGCCGAGGTCCACGATCTGCCGCTGGCGGACGCCGGCCCGGACGAGGCCGCAACGATCCGCGGCCTGCTGCTGGACCACCAGGTGCTGTTCTTTCCCGATCAGCATCTCGACGTGGCGCAGCACGTCGCCTTCGGCCGCCACTTCGGCGAGCTGGAAGGGCACCCGCACCTGAACAACCCCTTTCTCGACCATCCCGAGGTCTTCGAGCTGGTGGCGACCCGCGGTGGCGTCGCGGACGAGTGGCACAGCGACATCAGCTTCCAGGAGAGTCCTTCCGTGATGGCGATCCTGAACATGGTCAAGTGCCCGGAGGTCGGCGGCGACACGATGTGGGCCAACATGTACAGGGCCTACGAGGAACTCTCGCCGCCGCTGCAGGAACTCTGCGAGGGCCTCACCGCGCTCCACGACGCGACACCGCACGGCAAGCCGGAGAGAATGACGATCCACCCCGTCGTCCGCGTTCACCCGGAGACCGGCAGGAAGTCGCTGTTCGTCAACGAGCACTTCACCCGCCGCATCGTCGAACTGAGCCATGAGGAAAGCGACCACCTGCTCGGCTACCTGACCCGCTGGGCGACGAACACGCGCTTCACCGTTCGGTATCGCTGGCAGCAGGGCACGCTCGCCATGTGGGACAACCGCTGCACCCAGCACTTCGTGCTGAACGACTTCGACGAGGAGCGGATCATCCAGCGGGTCACCGTGATGGGCGACCAGGTCGAGGCGGCCGGCGAAGCGCGCTGGGAGCCTTACGTGCGAGCCCGTCACGCCGGCGCCACGAGCCGCTACGACCAGCAGCTCAACAAGTACCTGAAGCGCAAGGTCCAGTCGCTGGAGTCGAACGCGAAGAAGGAAGTCGCGCTGGAGATGTAG
- a CDS encoding carboxypeptidase-like regulatory domain-containing protein: MLDLEASLDLGQVVLMKAEHVWVRVVDSGRLSPIAEARVRAGSSEWQVDEEGLARLSLVERREVVAQAKGYHLERLELPEGAGATFQQPFVIPLAAALQVEGRFLAADGRTPAAAGRVTALRRHKGVTSSNFAAIEADGRFSIQLSPGSWTLELSAGNAGLLRLDVTGLAGETRDLGDLIAPASAWVSGYVVSPEYEPVFGAEVSHMPAAAFGPLMAWALGEFDTVETTAEGYFELFGLAPGASTLRVEAEGFAPLQFGVEAEGLEWLDAGTIELSRGRRVTVQSDVEAGQVVLDTGGLGHPRDRMTAALVDRRAVVDRVPLGSFRLTVVDDGVPVCERAEESETGDVNVRCDRSTMIVSGRVAIGGLPGDGVLVWQQKRHDELPEGVIRTVGRGLPTTQAVTSRPQERRALLDAEGRYRMRDVLPGAWEVIWMSFEGVRQEVRGVAVPNAPGEEFVHNFDYSGAVIEGAVMDAEGGLAAEATVDVFPGRRAVVADASGRFQVLGLSPGAYQLRARLRHQRSSLLNVELRDYADREAVELLLVDEPPNEELEIRIVGGDRGFCFVEMESGASQMIRIDAGRARQKPLPPLAERVRIACQTDGRYVLTGWQDLRAALDRGVDLDARESDSAIMLVGEAPVAGVEVTGPGGWDLGALRIWFGGARTFRAGESITNLPEGTYSVRWNEQTALVRTERRRVTEVEIGD, encoded by the coding sequence ATGTTGGACCTCGAGGCCTCGTTGGATTTGGGGCAGGTCGTGCTGATGAAAGCCGAGCACGTTTGGGTCCGCGTCGTCGACAGCGGGAGACTGTCGCCGATTGCCGAGGCGCGTGTTCGGGCCGGCAGCTCAGAATGGCAGGTCGACGAGGAGGGTTTGGCCCGCCTGTCGCTCGTTGAACGCCGGGAGGTCGTTGCGCAAGCCAAGGGCTACCATCTCGAACGCTTGGAGTTGCCCGAGGGCGCAGGCGCGACCTTCCAGCAGCCCTTTGTGATCCCGCTTGCGGCCGCGTTGCAAGTTGAAGGCAGGTTCCTGGCAGCGGACGGGCGCACGCCCGCGGCGGCGGGTCGGGTTACGGCCCTCCGGAGGCACAAAGGGGTGACGAGCAGTAACTTCGCAGCGATCGAGGCGGACGGCCGTTTCTCCATTCAACTGAGTCCGGGTTCCTGGACCCTTGAACTCTCGGCTGGCAACGCGGGGTTGCTACGGCTCGACGTGACGGGATTGGCAGGGGAGACGCGGGACTTGGGTGACCTCATTGCTCCTGCCTCGGCCTGGGTGTCCGGCTACGTCGTGAGTCCAGAGTACGAACCCGTGTTCGGCGCCGAAGTGTCGCATATGCCAGCGGCTGCCTTCGGTCCGCTGATGGCTTGGGCCTTGGGCGAATTCGATACCGTCGAGACGACCGCCGAAGGGTACTTCGAGTTGTTTGGGCTGGCGCCGGGCGCTTCGACTCTTCGCGTGGAAGCGGAGGGTTTCGCGCCTCTGCAGTTCGGGGTTGAGGCCGAGGGGCTGGAATGGCTCGACGCGGGGACGATCGAGTTGTCACGAGGCCGCCGTGTGACCGTGCAGTCGGACGTGGAAGCTGGCCAGGTCGTGCTCGACACAGGAGGTTTGGGCCATCCGAGGGACCGGATGACGGCTGCCTTGGTCGATCGCAGGGCCGTAGTCGACCGTGTGCCCCTGGGGTCCTTTCGCCTCACGGTCGTCGATGACGGCGTTCCGGTGTGCGAGCGGGCCGAGGAGAGTGAGACGGGCGACGTGAACGTGCGCTGCGACCGGAGCACGATGATCGTGTCCGGCCGGGTCGCGATCGGAGGTCTTCCTGGAGATGGCGTGCTGGTGTGGCAGCAGAAGCGACACGACGAGCTTCCGGAGGGTGTGATCAGAACGGTCGGCCGGGGCCTGCCCACGACCCAAGCCGTCACAAGTCGCCCGCAGGAGAGGCGGGCGCTGCTGGATGCGGAGGGAAGGTACCGGATGAGAGATGTGCTTCCCGGCGCTTGGGAGGTGATCTGGATGTCATTCGAGGGTGTGCGGCAGGAGGTTCGCGGGGTGGCCGTGCCGAATGCTCCTGGCGAGGAGTTCGTCCACAACTTCGACTACAGCGGGGCAGTGATTGAGGGCGCGGTGATGGACGCTGAAGGCGGTCTGGCCGCTGAAGCCACGGTCGATGTGTTCCCAGGCCGTCGAGCGGTCGTGGCGGACGCCAGCGGTAGATTCCAGGTGCTGGGTCTCTCGCCCGGTGCCTACCAACTGCGGGCGCGGTTGCGTCATCAACGGTCCTCTCTCCTGAACGTTGAGTTGCGGGACTACGCTGACCGCGAGGCGGTGGAACTCCTCCTGGTGGATGAACCGCCGAACGAGGAACTGGAGATTCGCATCGTCGGCGGTGACCGCGGCTTCTGCTTCGTGGAGATGGAGTCGGGTGCGTCTCAGATGATCCGAATCGACGCGGGGAGGGCCAGACAGAAGCCCTTGCCGCCGTTGGCGGAACGAGTCCGAATCGCGTGCCAGACTGACGGGCGGTATGTTCTCACCGGCTGGCAGGATCTTCGGGCCGCGCTGGATCGAGGGGTCGATCTCGACGCCCGCGAATCGGACTCCGCCATCATGCTCGTTGGCGAAGCGCCGGTGGCGGGAGTGGAAGTCACGGGCCCCGGAGGCTGGGATCTTGGCGCGTTGCGCATCTGGTTCGGCGGCGCGAGAACGTTCCGGGCGGGAGAATCGATCACGAACCTCCCCGAAGGGACCTACTCCGTGCGCTGGAACGAACAGACGGCTTTGGTGCGAACGGAGCGTCGACGGGTTACGGAAGTCGAGATAGGCGACTGA
- a CDS encoding VCBS repeat-containing protein — translation MASFANDAGAVGGTCEPDAETLCLHDGRYELQADWWTSDGNRGAAQVVPKATRDSGLFRFFDADNWEVLIKVLDGCAVNGHHWVYGASTTDLGYEIRVSDTATGDLKTYRNEPGRPAPAITDAEAFQAVCEAGVSSSVAFPDWGFRGSPGKELIPVPLIDESVSGCVTDGTSLCLADSRFAVSVDWSTASGAEGSASTVPGGTNNSGLFYFFDPNNWEMLIKVLDGCAINGHYWVYSAAATDLGLDITVTDTATGATWTYEKEPGPPAAAITESEAFPDSCDARPLPELVSPGSLAIERSVWGANVAINDVYLLPFAADFDGDGDDDVLLAPSDNILSPASGVILINNGDFTFEVAAGDRPRGIAHREILMADFDGDGRNDFFIADHGYDREPFPGWHNQLLLWTATGYLDATDRLPTDPTGFTHNAAVGDIDGDGDVDILVANHGGDWIPGPYFLMNDGEASFVADTSGLPDRMEAEWERWPWAVQLADLDNDGHLDLLAGASSFLSSDESFVYWGSAAGEYRDEDVTVLAMPGFIAAYGDGAVISTALHDFNGDGRTDILLGGYDDGSGALGRPPRRGAQLLVNEGGRVFVDETRRRLGSSAWSESVESWHLGHRFFDFNGDGTVDIVPQVFDVDDGENVLAWLNDGTGRYAVLKSTDFDNTETMRHTLRHFASGVTVHAAGSFKYLWFHNDGTHLVAHAGVVVEGAAIRRQD, via the coding sequence TTGGCGAGTTTCGCGAACGATGCGGGCGCGGTGGGCGGCACCTGCGAGCCGGACGCCGAGACCCTCTGCCTCCACGACGGTCGCTACGAGCTGCAGGCGGACTGGTGGACCAGCGATGGCAACAGGGGCGCCGCACAGGTCGTTCCGAAAGCGACGAGGGACTCCGGCCTGTTCCGGTTCTTCGATGCCGACAACTGGGAAGTCCTGATCAAGGTTCTCGACGGCTGCGCCGTCAACGGCCACCACTGGGTGTACGGCGCCTCGACGACAGACCTCGGCTACGAGATCCGGGTGAGCGACACCGCGACTGGTGACCTCAAGACGTATCGGAACGAGCCCGGCCGGCCAGCCCCCGCGATCACGGACGCCGAGGCGTTCCAGGCAGTCTGCGAAGCAGGCGTGTCGTCCTCGGTCGCTTTCCCCGATTGGGGCTTCAGGGGCTCACCGGGCAAAGAGCTGATCCCTGTTCCGCTGATCGACGAGTCGGTGTCCGGCTGCGTGACCGACGGCACGTCGCTGTGCCTGGCGGACAGCCGCTTCGCGGTAAGCGTCGACTGGTCCACGGCAAGCGGAGCCGAGGGATCCGCGAGCACGGTTCCCGGCGGCACGAACAACTCGGGCCTCTTCTACTTCTTTGATCCGAACAACTGGGAGATGCTGATCAAGGTGTTGGACGGCTGCGCGATCAACGGCCACTACTGGGTGTACTCGGCGGCCGCCACGGACCTCGGGCTCGACATCACGGTGACCGACACGGCGACCGGCGCGACATGGACCTACGAGAAGGAACCCGGTCCGCCGGCTGCCGCCATCACGGAGAGCGAGGCGTTCCCCGACAGTTGCGATGCGAGGCCGCTGCCGGAACTCGTTTCGCCCGGGTCGCTAGCCATCGAGAGGAGTGTTTGGGGGGCCAACGTGGCCATCAACGACGTCTACCTCCTTCCGTTCGCGGCCGACTTCGACGGAGACGGCGACGACGACGTGCTGCTCGCACCGTCGGACAACATCCTCAGTCCGGCGTCCGGTGTCATCCTGATCAACAACGGTGATTTCACGTTCGAGGTGGCAGCCGGAGACCGACCGAGGGGCATAGCTCACCGAGAGATCCTGATGGCGGACTTCGACGGCGACGGGCGGAACGATTTCTTCATCGCCGACCACGGCTACGACAGGGAGCCATTCCCCGGCTGGCACAACCAACTCCTGCTGTGGACAGCGACCGGCTACCTTGACGCCACCGACCGGCTTCCGACTGACCCGACCGGATTCACGCACAACGCCGCAGTCGGCGACATCGACGGCGACGGCGACGTGGACATCCTGGTGGCGAATCACGGGGGCGACTGGATTCCTGGGCCGTACTTCCTGATGAACGATGGCGAGGCCAGCTTCGTCGCCGACACAAGCGGGCTGCCTGACAGGATGGAAGCCGAGTGGGAGCGGTGGCCCTGGGCGGTCCAACTGGCAGACCTGGACAACGACGGTCACCTGGATCTTCTTGCAGGCGCCAGCAGTTTTCTCTCGAGCGACGAGTCCTTCGTGTACTGGGGTTCAGCGGCAGGGGAGTACCGGGACGAGGATGTGACGGTGTTGGCGATGCCGGGGTTCATTGCTGCCTACGGTGACGGCGCGGTGATCTCCACGGCGCTGCACGACTTCAACGGGGACGGTCGGACCGACATCCTGCTTGGTGGCTACGACGACGGGTCCGGGGCGCTGGGCCGCCCACCGCGGCGCGGTGCGCAACTGCTCGTGAACGAGGGTGGGCGAGTGTTCGTCGACGAGACGCGGCGCCGCCTTGGCTCAAGCGCCTGGTCGGAGTCGGTGGAAAGCTGGCATCTCGGGCACCGGTTCTTCGACTTCAATGGCGACGGAACGGTCGACATCGTCCCGCAAGTGTTCGACGTCGACGATGGCGAGAACGTTCTCGCGTGGCTGAACGACGGTACGGGGCGGTACGCGGTCCTCAAGAGCACCGACTTCGACAACACGGAGACGATGCGGCACACGTTGCGGCACTTTGCGTCCGGCGTGACCGTCCATGCCGCTGGGAGCTTCAAGTACCTGTGGTTCCACAACGACGGCACCCATCTGGTGGCGCACGCGGGTGTCGTGGTTGAGGGTGCCGCGATACGGCGCCAGGACTGA
- a CDS encoding DUF4926 domain-containing protein: MLAEHDRIVLTGDLRDDRLKGGDVGTIVHVHRDGEAFEVEFLALDGNTAAVATVPASRLRPVTATDLTHARVLKKVG; the protein is encoded by the coding sequence ATGCTCGCAGAACATGACAGGATCGTACTCACGGGGGACCTTCGGGATGACCGCCTGAAGGGCGGAGACGTCGGCACGATCGTGCACGTTCACCGTGATGGCGAGGCCTTTGAGGTGGAGTTTCTGGCCCTGGACGGCAACACCGCAGCGGTGGCGACCGTGCCGGCATCGAGGCTCCGCCCCGTGACGGCTACCGACCTCACCCACGCGCGGGTGTTGAAGAAGGTCGGCTGA
- a CDS encoding VCBS repeat-containing protein: protein MRDTATEDVKTYRDANATVLPTPGFFTALGRGQVVSASVHDFSGDGRPDILLGGYRFGSWVRGVQVLVNAGNRTFLNETLHRLGPSAWSATESWHVGHRFFDFNGDGSVDIAPQWYGVGAHVMAWLNDGTGRYAALKTTRFSDADAVLPFAHGVVVRAGNAFKYMEFLGDGVRLHANAGVVVEGATVRRPTP from the coding sequence GTGCGCGACACTGCGACGGAGGACGTCAAGACGTACCGGGACGCGAACGCAACGGTCCTGCCGACTCCGGGTTTCTTCACCGCCCTGGGGCGCGGCCAGGTGGTGTCCGCTTCCGTGCACGACTTCAGCGGGGACGGCCGACCGGACATCCTGCTCGGCGGCTACCGATTCGGCTCGTGGGTGCGCGGTGTGCAGGTGCTGGTGAACGCGGGCAACCGAACCTTCTTGAACGAGACGCTCCACCGGCTCGGTCCAAGCGCCTGGTCAGCGACCGAGAGCTGGCACGTGGGGCACCGCTTCTTCGACTTCAACGGCGACGGCTCGGTGGACATCGCGCCGCAGTGGTACGGAGTGGGCGCGCACGTGATGGCGTGGCTCAACGACGGAACGGGGCGCTACGCGGCTCTGAAGACCACCCGGTTCAGCGACGCGGACGCCGTGCTGCCCTTCGCGCACGGCGTTGTCGTGCGCGCCGGCAACGCGTTCAAGTACATGGAGTTCCTGGGCGACGGGGTCCGCCTGCACGCGAACGCGGGGGTAGTAGTCGAGGGCGCGACTGTGCGCCGTCCGACACCCTGA
- a CDS encoding CRTAC1 family protein translates to MNGAAAAMAVLFVWPVSALAQNAEDTPLFRDITESTGITFRHNSAPEKKYIVESMSGGVGLFDFDRDGLLDIYFVNSLTVETANDPESSHSALYRNLGDGTFSDVAAESGVAHPGWGMGLCIADVDGDGWQDLYVTGIGRNRLYRNSGEGTFTEVASELGVAASGWSAGCGFADYDRDGDLDLFVSRYVEFDLDSLPEFGSGKTCEYRGVAVQCGPRGLPGTSDLLFRQEEDGAFTEVGEEAGVRDPDGYFGLGIAWVDVDDDGWLDLYVANDSTPNYLYMNRKDGTFEESGFFMGVAVSEDGGEQGGMGVAVGDYDGSGRLSLFVSNFAEEYNALYRNEGDYSSDASFRSRTGASSLPYVGWGTAFLDYDNDGWEDLVVVNGHVYPQLDGARLGASAGYRQRKLLYRNLGDGTFEEVAERGGPAFLEQRVSRGLAMGDLDNDGRVDLVINDLDGSPTVLRNEADGGRWLQVRLEGAGRNTDAIGSVIQVKAGGRSQIRNIRSGTSYLSQDDFRQHFGLGDAATVDSVVVTWPDGSTTERENVAADQLLLVEQAAGQE, encoded by the coding sequence TTGAACGGAGCCGCGGCAGCGATGGCCGTGCTCTTCGTCTGGCCTGTGTCGGCGCTCGCCCAGAACGCGGAGGACACGCCTCTCTTCCGCGACATCACCGAGTCCACCGGCATCACCTTCCGCCACAACTCGGCGCCCGAGAAGAAGTACATCGTCGAGTCGATGAGCGGCGGCGTCGGTCTCTTCGACTTCGACCGCGACGGCCTGCTCGACATCTACTTCGTCAACTCCCTCACCGTCGAGACCGCGAACGACCCGGAGTCCTCGCACAGCGCGCTCTACCGCAACCTCGGCGACGGCACGTTTAGCGACGTCGCTGCCGAGTCCGGGGTCGCCCATCCGGGCTGGGGAATGGGCCTGTGCATCGCCGACGTCGACGGCGACGGCTGGCAGGACCTCTACGTGACCGGCATCGGCCGGAACCGGCTCTACCGCAACTCGGGCGAGGGCACGTTCACCGAGGTGGCGTCGGAGCTTGGCGTCGCGGCCTCGGGCTGGTCGGCGGGCTGCGGCTTCGCCGACTACGACCGCGACGGCGATCTCGACCTGTTCGTGAGCCGCTACGTCGAGTTCGATCTCGACAGCCTGCCGGAGTTCGGCAGCGGCAAGACCTGCGAGTACCGCGGCGTCGCCGTCCAGTGCGGACCGCGCGGCCTGCCGGGCACTTCCGACCTCCTGTTCCGCCAGGAAGAGGACGGCGCCTTCACCGAGGTCGGCGAGGAGGCGGGGGTTCGCGACCCGGACGGCTACTTCGGCCTCGGCATCGCCTGGGTCGACGTCGACGACGATGGCTGGCTCGACCTCTACGTCGCCAACGACTCGACGCCCAACTACCTCTACATGAACCGCAAGGACGGCACCTTCGAGGAGTCGGGCTTCTTCATGGGCGTCGCGGTGAGTGAGGACGGCGGCGAGCAGGGAGGCATGGGCGTCGCGGTCGGCGACTACGACGGCAGCGGCCGGCTGAGCCTGTTCGTCAGCAACTTCGCCGAGGAGTACAACGCGCTCTACCGCAACGAGGGCGACTACTCGAGCGACGCCTCCTTCCGGTCGAGGACGGGTGCGTCGAGCCTGCCCTACGTCGGCTGGGGAACCGCGTTTCTCGACTACGACAACGACGGCTGGGAGGACCTGGTCGTGGTGAACGGCCACGTCTATCCCCAGCTCGACGGCGCCCGGCTCGGTGCCTCGGCCGGCTACCGCCAGCGCAAGCTGCTCTATCGCAACCTGGGCGACGGCACGTTCGAGGAAGTGGCCGAGCGAGGCGGTCCGGCCTTCCTCGAACAGCGAGTCAGCCGCGGCCTGGCGATGGGCGATCTCGACAACGACGGCCGGGTGGACCTCGTGATCAACGACCTGGACGGCTCGCCGACGGTGCTGCGCAACGAGGCCGACGGCGGCCGCTGGCTGCAGGTCAGGTTGGAGGGCGCCGGCAGGAACACGGACGCGATCGGCTCGGTGATTCAGGTCAAGGCGGGCGGCCGCAGCCAGATCCGCAACATCCGCAGCGGCACCAGCTACCTTTCTCAGGACGACTTCCGCCAGCACTTCGGTCTCGGCGATGCCGCCACGGTCGACTCGGTCGTCGTGACCTGGCCGGACGGCTCGACCACGGAGCGAGAGAACGTCGCCGCCGACCAGTTGCTGCTGGTGGAGCAGGCAGCCGGGCAGGAGTAG
- a CDS encoding tetratricopeptide repeat protein: protein MTFRWVLLSLLLAPTGLGAQTGAASTESVRALLDQARSLAGRNQPNAAAEALGRAITLAPNSEDVLNAYARFSLARSNPIQAILALEPLARMQPGEAEYAYLLGVARMQVGEMAQAAEVLQEAAALDPGRALTHIGLGLALNRVDRFDEARESLAAALRLEPDNVEALAAMSEAVEGLGNLDEATRLADRALAVNPDHPTALVTIGTARVKEGRFEEARDALTRAVAVETQSIKGHYQLSLALARLGDRAGAERHLALSREAQAAIEQHIERLRAQPPLGSRAEP from the coding sequence GTGACCTTCCGCTGGGTTCTCCTCTCGCTGCTGCTCGCGCCGACCGGTCTCGGCGCCCAGACCGGCGCCGCATCTACCGAGTCCGTCCGCGCGCTTCTCGACCAGGCCCGCTCTCTCGCCGGCCGCAACCAACCCAACGCCGCCGCCGAAGCACTCGGCCGCGCCATCACCCTGGCGCCCAACTCCGAAGACGTCCTGAACGCCTACGCCCGCTTCTCCCTCGCCCGGAGCAACCCGATCCAGGCGATCCTGGCGCTCGAGCCGCTGGCCCGAATGCAGCCCGGAGAGGCTGAGTACGCCTACCTGCTCGGCGTGGCCCGCATGCAGGTAGGCGAGATGGCGCAAGCGGCCGAGGTGCTCCAGGAGGCGGCGGCCCTGGATCCGGGTCGGGCCCTGACCCACATCGGGCTCGGGCTCGCGCTCAACCGCGTGGACCGATTCGACGAGGCACGGGAGTCACTGGCCGCGGCGCTGCGGCTGGAGCCCGACAACGTGGAGGCCCTGGCCGCCATGTCCGAGGCTGTCGAGGGGCTCGGCAATCTGGACGAAGCAACCCGGCTCGCGGACCGTGCTCTCGCGGTCAATCCCGATCACCCGACGGCGCTGGTGACGATCGGAACGGCTCGCGTCAAGGAGGGTCGTTTCGAGGAGGCCCGGGACGCGCTCACCCGAGCGGTTGCCGTCGAAACCCAGTCGATCAAGGGGCACTACCAGCTCAGCCTCGCCCTGGCCCGCCTCGGCGACCGCGCGGGGGCGGAGCGACACCTGGCGCTTTCCCGGGAGGCCCAGGCCGCGATCGAACAGCACATCGAACGCCTGCGCGCCCAGCCGCCGCTTGGCTCGAGGGCCGAGCCTTGA
- a CDS encoding type II toxin-antitoxin system RelB/DinJ family antitoxin has product MAANHLVQARINPAVKEEAAAVLAAMGLTVSDAVRLLLTKVVNEKALPFAPLVPNPATIEAMKEARRGGLPRFASVEELLDDLHADD; this is encoded by the coding sequence ATGGCGGCAAACCACCTCGTGCAAGCTCGCATCAACCCGGCCGTGAAGGAGGAAGCGGCAGCCGTCCTGGCCGCCATGGGTCTGACCGTCTCCGACGCGGTACGCCTCCTGTTGACCAAGGTCGTCAACGAGAAGGCGCTGCCGTTCGCGCCGTTGGTGCCTAACCCCGCCACCATCGAGGCCATGAAGGAAGCCCGTCGAGGCGGACTTCCCCGGTTCGCCAGCGTCGAGGAGCTGCTCGACGATCTGCATGCGGACGATTGA